Within the Pseudomonas sp. SL4(2022) genome, the region ACGCCCTGCGCAGCGCCCTACTCGAACTGTACGAAGAACCGCGTATCGTGGAAATCAAAACACAACCCAACACTCATACCAATATAGGCAGCACGCCCTGCATCCTGGTGGCGGAAGACAACCCGGTGAATCAGCTGGTCGTACAAGGCTTTCTGAAAAAACGCGGCTACAACGTGCGCCTGGTAACCAACGGCCTGGCCGCCCTCAACGAATACCAGCGCGACCCGAGCGCTACGCAACTGATCCTGATGGACTGCGAAATGCCGGAGATGGATGGCTTCGAAGCCACCCGGCAGATCCGCCGCCTTGAACGCCTGCACAACCTGCCGGCCGTGCCGATCATCGCCCTGACCGCACACATCCTCGATGAGCACCGCCAGCACGGGGTCGAGTCTGGAATGAATGATTTCATCGGCAAGCCCCTGGACAGTGCCAAGCTGTACAGCACCCTGGAAATCTACCTGCGACCAGCAGAACCGTCCGCCCAGTAACAGCACGGCAGCCATGGCCAGGCAGCGCCATGCGCGTTAGCATCCGGGCTGCGCTCTGGAGGCAATACTGTGCTGATCCCCTATCACCTGCTCGAAGCTGACACCCTGACCCGCCTGATCGAAGACTTCGTCACCCGTGACGGCACCGATAACGGCGATGAAACCCCGCTGGAGACGCGGATCGAACGGGTACGCCACGCCCTGAGCAAAGGCCAGGCGGTGATTGTGTTTGATGCGGAGAGCCAGCAGTGCCAGCTGGCGCTGAAGCGCGATGTGCCGAAAGAGTGGCTGAATGCGCTTGAGGAATAAACACCGTAAAGGCAACCTCATCCTCATAGGTTGGTGCTGAGCACAGCGAAGCCCAACAAAGCGGCATGCTCGTTGGGCTTCGTCGCTGCGCGCCTCAACCCAACCTAGCCGCGCAGCCCCCCCTCGCGCTCCCACGCACAACGCACACGCAGCTCGCCCTCCTGCGGACTGTGAAAGCCACTATCCGACTCCCAGCGAAAGGTGTGCGTACCGTTCAGCTCGGTTTCCAGATGCACCACCGCGCTGGCCCAGTACAGACGTTTGAGCAACGCCTCGAATTGCTTGATCCACAGGCCCCACTCGTACTCCACCGTACGATAGCTGGCACCGAAGTGGATCACCTGGGTCTGGTACAGGCCATCGCCCGGCTGCTCGCAACAGGCAAACATCTCCCGACCGAGAAAGCTCCAAGCATCGCCCGTCGGCAGTTCATCAAGCACTTGCCGATTGATTTCACGACGCAGACGGCTTTCCGCCGGACTGTCCGACGGCCAGTCACGGATGCAACCATAAACGATGGATTCGGACTCCACGCAGGCACTCCAGCAAATCAAGGCTGCCTTCTATCACAGCCTCCAAGGCCAAGGAAGGAACTGCTGCCAAATAAGCGCTATGAGGATTTAACTGCCTATCAGGCAGGGTGGCGTAATGGGCCACGG harbors:
- a CDS encoding YheU family protein, translated to MLIPYHLLEADTLTRLIEDFVTRDGTDNGDETPLETRIERVRHALSKGQAVIVFDAESQQCQLALKRDVPKEWLNALEE